A genomic stretch from Bordetella sp. N includes:
- a CDS encoding FecR domain-containing protein yields MPTSCTPTPSHAPSNSPSNPPSTAPRKAPTDRRPTPAAASLTAASASPRPMACGQPISDATADAAAEWLTIMMSGETTEAERQRWQQWCAADPEHELAWRHIETVTQRLSAMQPRAAYQALSPYAARTAAANTAGAAGRRKALRVLLWGGAIGTSALLASRTQTWQQATADYRTRTGEQRAVALSDGTRILLNTDSAIDVKFDAQRRLVRLVAGEVMIITGHELVDGKPDPRPFIVQTGEGSIRALGTRFMVRQDDGYSAVAVMESAVEITAAEATAQPRILRAGERTTFTRRAIDGTLPVADRDLAWTRGQIVAEDLRLTDFLAELGRYRSGFLRCDPAAANLRVSGVFPLENTDRILDMLTKVLPVRVHQRTRYWVTVEAVS; encoded by the coding sequence ATGCCGACTTCCTGTACGCCCACGCCGTCCCACGCGCCGTCCAATTCGCCGTCCAACCCGCCATCCACGGCACCACGCAAGGCGCCGACCGACCGCCGGCCAACGCCGGCCGCCGCCAGCCTGACCGCGGCCTCCGCGTCCCCGCGCCCCATGGCCTGCGGTCAGCCGATCAGCGATGCCACCGCCGACGCCGCGGCCGAATGGCTGACGATCATGATGTCCGGTGAAACCACCGAAGCCGAACGCCAGCGCTGGCAACAATGGTGCGCCGCCGACCCCGAACATGAACTGGCCTGGCGCCACATCGAAACCGTGACCCAGCGCCTGTCCGCCATGCAACCACGCGCCGCCTACCAGGCACTGTCGCCTTACGCGGCACGCACGGCGGCGGCAAACACAGCGGGCGCCGCCGGCCGCCGCAAAGCCCTGCGCGTGCTGCTGTGGGGCGGCGCCATCGGCACGTCCGCGCTGCTTGCCTCGCGGACACAGACCTGGCAACAGGCCACGGCCGACTATCGCACCCGCACCGGCGAGCAACGCGCGGTGGCCTTGAGCGACGGCACCCGCATCCTGCTCAATACCGACAGCGCCATCGACGTGAAATTCGATGCCCAGCGCCGTCTGGTCCGCCTGGTGGCTGGCGAAGTCATGATCATCACCGGCCACGAACTGGTCGATGGCAAACCCGATCCCCGGCCCTTCATCGTGCAGACCGGCGAAGGCAGCATCCGCGCACTGGGCACCCGCTTCATGGTGCGCCAGGACGACGGCTACAGCGCGGTCGCCGTGATGGAAAGCGCGGTGGAGATCACAGCGGCGGAGGCCACCGCGCAGCCCCGCATCCTGCGCGCAGGCGAACGGACCACCTTCACGCGCCGCGCCATCGACGGCACCCTGCCCGTCGCCGACCGCGACCTGGCTTGGACGCGCGGCCAGATCGTCGCGGAAGACCTGCGCCTGACCGACTTCCTCGCCGAGCTGGGCCGCTATCGGTCCGGCTTCCTGCGCTGCGACCCGGCCGCCGCCAACCTGCGCGTGTCCGGCGTGTTCCCGCTGGAAAACACCGACCGCATCCTGGACATGCTGACCAAGGTCCTGCCGGTACGGGTTCACCAGCGCACCCGCTATTGGGTGACCGTCGAAGCCGTGTCCTGA
- a CDS encoding TonB-dependent receptor, which translates to MTIVGRRRAPIRSQHQQPAPVLQRALQPRSLVQAIAAATCGVALYTGLPATALAQTAAQQTQAATRSYTIPAGPLAPALRNLASSANMLLTFTEDQTNGKTTRGLSGRYTPTAALAALLAGSGLEAARQDNGGYLLRPAPVSGNTLPDVRVTGTSLDGTTEGSGSYAATTATVGKIPVPIKEIPGSVSVLTRERMDDQNIATIQQGLRYVTGVGSVDYGDGTGYYRARGNQMGIQFDGVSIMNGLQYQQQFDMAMYDRVEVLRGPAGVTDDALGQPGGTVNLVRKRPQDAFHFSSETQVSTFGGVRQVFDVGGPLNQDGTLRGRAVVAGNNSQQSVDVTRNKNGMGYVALDYDFSPRTTVSLSAGYQVTKITGLDYGAGGVINDTRTALVGRVPGSYSDNYSPDWNNSYLSMREANANLTHRFDNGWTWDTTAFYRESRSSAKYAYSGPAATADGLAYFGDQRQLTTTNWAGFDSHVSGPVDAFGLTHTLTAGFNYAQVNQRSKSGFVSLDGPYPGGLFSLYDPNEVPEVSVPFTYDAKNRMEQYSFYTQGRIKLADPVTLVLGAREAFLRERSKSLLSDDPSWNTIANVNHKFLPSAGLVWDITPSTTAYANFSRFMTAQTATDYTGALLPPRTGEQYEVGVKNSFFDDRLSTTVALFRIKDKNRAIGDPDHAIGSIAGGKAQNQGIELEVNGQPTPNWNVYAGYTYLNTKFDNDTPDLTDGTDPKHLFKLWTKYKFTDGPLQNVSVGGGMLAQSAISRGVTQGGYAIFNATVGYQVNRNVDVSIALNNIFDRDYYIRPPGNFYSVYGDGRNAMLTVRYHM; encoded by the coding sequence ATGACGATCGTCGGTCGCCGCCGCGCACCTATCCGTAGCCAACACCAGCAGCCCGCGCCGGTGCTCCAGCGGGCACTCCAGCCACGCAGCCTGGTCCAGGCCATCGCCGCGGCCACTTGCGGCGTGGCGCTGTATACGGGCCTGCCGGCCACCGCGCTGGCGCAGACCGCCGCGCAACAGACCCAAGCCGCGACGCGAAGCTACACCATTCCCGCCGGTCCGCTGGCGCCCGCGCTGCGCAACCTCGCCAGCTCGGCCAATATGCTGCTGACCTTCACGGAAGATCAGACCAACGGCAAGACGACCCGCGGTCTCAGTGGCCGTTACACGCCCACCGCCGCGCTGGCCGCGCTGCTGGCCGGCAGCGGCCTGGAAGCCGCGCGCCAGGACAACGGCGGCTATCTGCTGCGCCCCGCGCCGGTGTCCGGCAACACGCTTCCCGATGTGCGCGTCACCGGCACATCCCTGGACGGCACCACCGAAGGCAGCGGCTCCTACGCCGCGACCACCGCCACCGTGGGCAAGATTCCCGTGCCGATCAAGGAGATCCCGGGGTCCGTGTCCGTGCTGACGCGGGAACGCATGGACGACCAGAACATCGCCACCATCCAGCAAGGGCTGCGCTACGTCACCGGCGTGGGGTCCGTCGACTACGGCGACGGCACTGGTTACTACCGCGCCCGCGGCAACCAGATGGGCATCCAGTTCGACGGCGTGTCCATCATGAACGGCCTGCAGTACCAGCAGCAGTTCGACATGGCCATGTATGACCGCGTCGAAGTGCTGCGCGGTCCCGCCGGCGTGACCGACGACGCGCTGGGCCAGCCCGGCGGCACCGTCAACCTGGTGCGCAAGCGCCCGCAGGATGCTTTCCACTTCTCCAGCGAGACGCAGGTCAGCACCTTCGGCGGCGTGCGCCAGGTCTTCGACGTGGGCGGCCCGCTGAACCAGGACGGCACCTTGCGCGGCCGCGCGGTGGTGGCGGGCAATAACTCGCAGCAATCCGTCGACGTCACGCGCAACAAAAACGGCATGGGCTATGTCGCGCTGGACTACGACTTCTCGCCGCGCACCACCGTGTCACTGTCGGCCGGCTATCAAGTGACCAAGATCACCGGCCTGGACTACGGCGCGGGCGGCGTCATCAACGACACCCGCACGGCGCTGGTCGGCCGTGTGCCGGGTTCGTACAGCGACAACTACAGCCCCGACTGGAACAACTCCTACCTGTCGATGCGGGAAGCCAACGCCAACCTGACGCACCGCTTCGACAACGGCTGGACCTGGGATACGACGGCGTTCTACCGCGAATCCCGCTCCAGCGCCAAGTATGCCTATTCCGGCCCCGCGGCCACGGCCGACGGCCTGGCCTACTTCGGCGATCAGCGCCAGCTTACGACCACCAACTGGGCGGGCTTCGACTCGCACGTGTCGGGCCCCGTCGATGCCTTCGGCCTGACCCACACGTTGACGGCGGGTTTCAACTACGCCCAGGTGAACCAGCGCAGCAAGTCGGGATTCGTGTCGCTGGACGGCCCCTACCCCGGCGGCCTGTTCAGCCTCTACGACCCGAACGAGGTGCCGGAAGTCAGCGTGCCGTTTACCTACGACGCCAAGAACCGGATGGAGCAATACAGCTTCTACACGCAGGGCCGCATCAAGCTGGCCGATCCGGTCACCCTGGTATTGGGCGCGCGCGAAGCCTTCCTGCGGGAACGTTCGAAGAGCCTGCTGTCGGATGACCCGAGCTGGAACACCATCGCGAACGTGAACCACAAGTTCCTGCCGTCCGCCGGACTCGTCTGGGACATCACGCCGTCGACCACCGCCTACGCGAACTTCTCGCGCTTCATGACGGCGCAGACGGCCACCGACTACACCGGCGCGCTGCTGCCGCCCCGCACGGGCGAACAATACGAGGTGGGTGTGAAGAACTCCTTCTTCGATGACCGCCTGAGCACCACCGTGGCGCTGTTCCGCATCAAGGACAAGAACCGCGCGATCGGCGACCCCGACCATGCCATCGGCAGCATCGCCGGCGGCAAGGCGCAGAACCAGGGCATCGAGCTGGAAGTGAATGGCCAGCCGACGCCGAACTGGAACGTCTATGCCGGCTATACGTACTTGAACACCAAGTTCGACAACGACACCCCCGACCTGACCGACGGCACCGATCCCAAGCACCTGTTCAAGCTGTGGACCAAGTACAAGTTCACCGACGGTCCCCTGCAGAACGTCAGCGTGGGCGGCGGCATGCTGGCGCAAAGCGCCATCTCGCGCGGCGTGACGCAGGGCGGCTACGCCATCTTCAACGCCACCGTGGGCTACCAGGTGAACCGTAACGTCGACGTGTCGATTGCCTTGAACAACATCTTCGACCGCGACTACTACATCCGTCCGCCCGGCAACTTCTACAGCGTCTACGGCGATGGCCGCAACGCCATGCTGACGGTGCGCTATCACATGTGA